From the Malus domestica chromosome 17, GDT2T_hap1 genome, one window contains:
- the LOC103437288 gene encoding signal recognition particle subunit SRP54 2: protein MVLAQLGGSISRALQQMSNATVIDEKVLNECLNEITRALLQSDVQFKLVRDMQTNIKKIVNLDDLAAGHNKRKIIQQAIFNELCKMLDPGKPSFAPKKGKPSVVMFVGLQGSGKTTTCTKYAYYYQKKGWKPALVCADTFRAGAFDQLKQNATKAKIPFYGSYMESDPVKIAVEGVETFKKENCDLIIVDTSGRHKQEAALFEEMRQVSEATKPDLVIFVMDSSIGQAAFDQAQAFRQSVSVGAVIVTKMDGHAKGGGALSAVAATKSPVIFIGTGEHMDEFEVFDVKPFVSRLLGMGDWSGFMDKIHEVVPMDQQPELLQKLSEGNFTMRIMYEQFQNILKMGPIGQVFSMLPGFSAELMPKGREKESQAKIKRYMYMMDSMTNEELDSTNPKLMNESRIMRIARGSGRQVRDVMDMMEEYKRLAKIWSKMKGLKIPKKGDMSALSRNMNAQHMSKVLPPQMLKQIGGMGGLQSLMKQMGSGKDMMGMFGGGDK, encoded by the exons ATGGTGTTGGCGCAATTGGGAGGGAGCATCTCGCGTGCTCTCCAGCAGATGAGCAATGCGACCGTAATCGACGAGAAGGTTCTGAACGAGTGCCTCAACGAGATCACTCGCGCCCTGCTCCAATCCGATGTTCAATTCAAGCTCGTCCGCGACATGCAGACCAATATCAAGAAGATCGTCAATCTCGATGATCTCGCCGCCGGTCACAACAAGCGCAAGATTATTCAGCAG GCTATATTTAATGAACTCTGCAAAATGCTGGATCCAGGGAAACCTTCTTTCGCACCCAAAAAAGGGAAACCAAGTGTTGTCATGTTTGTTGGTTTACAAG GGTCTGGAAAAACCACAACGTGTACAAAGTATGCATATTATTATCAGAAAAAAGGTTGGAAGCCTGCCCTAGTGTGTGCAGATACATTTCGAGCTGGTGCATTTGATCAATTGAAGCAGAATGCCACTAAGGCTAAGATTCCATTTTATGGAAG CTATATGGAGTCAGACCCTGTGAAAATTGCGGTTGAAGGTGTGGAAACGTTCAAAAAGGAGAATTGTGATCTTATAATTGTTGATACTAGTGGGCGTCACAAACAAGAAGCTGCTCTTTTTGAAGAAATGCGTCAAGTTTCTGAAGCAACG AAACCGGATCTTGTTATATTTGTTATGGATAGCAGTATTGGTCAGGCTGCATTTGATCAAGCTCAAGCCTTTAGGCAAAGTGTTTCAGTTGGGGCTGTTATTGTTACAAAAATGGATGGTCATGCAAAGGGAGGTGGAGCTCTTAGTGC TGTTGCTGCAACAAAGAGTCCTGTTATATTTATTGGAACAGGAGAGCACATGGATGAGTTTGAAGTTTTTGATGTTAAACCATTTGTCAGCCGTCTCTTAG GCATGGGAGACTGGTCTGGATTTATGGACAAGATTCATGAAGTTGTTCCTATGGACCAACAGCCAGAGCTTCTACAAAAGCTTTCAGAAGGGAACTTTACAATGAGGATTATGTACGAGCAGTTTCAGAACATACTTAAAATGGGTCCAATTGGCCAG GTATTCTCAATGCTTCCTGGATTTAGTGCTGAATTAATGCCAAAGGGCCGTGAAAAGGAAAGCCAGGCAAAGATCAAGCGATACATGTACATGATGGACTCAATGACAAATGAAG AGTTGGATAGCACAAATCCAAAACTCATGAATGAGTCACGTATAATGCGAATAGCACGAGGCTCTGGTCGCCAAGTCAGAGATGTAATGGACATGATGGAAGAGTACAAGCGCCTTGCCAAGATATGGAGCAAAATGAAAGGACTCAAGATTCCGAAGAAGGGCGACATGAGTGCACTATCGCGAAACATGAATGCACAGCACATGAGCAAAGTCCTACCCCCGCAGATGCTGAAGCAGATTGGTGGCATGGGCGGCTTACAAAGCTTGATGAAGCAAATGGGTTCTGGGAAAGACATGATGGGGATGTTCGGAGGTGGCGACAAGTAG
- the LOC103437289 gene encoding DEAD-box ATP-dependent RNA helicase 35-like has product MEEVVLRHEMSMEAEDDDYIEYVPVAKWRAIEAQKILERKRKFAGGELESARTKKRKEEELDKLSKLAAQEKPKPPSLVVKASRLKHDAPEITPAQEMVQKEREIIESLSDRKALLSVGELAKGITYTDPIPTGWKPPLHIRRMTRKQCDLIRKQWHILVGGEDVPLPIKTFKDMRFPKPILEKLKAKGIVQPTPIQVQGLPVILSGRDMIGIAFTGSGKTFAFVLPLIMVALQEEMMMPIVRGEGPFGLIICPSRELAKQTYQVVEENLAPMREDGYPEIRSLLCIGGVDMRSQLEIIRKGVHIVVATPGRLKDLLGKKKMNLDNCRYLTLDEADRLVDMGFEDDIREVFDHFKDQRQTLLFSATMPAKILNFAKSALVKPVTVNVGRAGAANLDVIQEVEYVKQEVKIVYLLECLQKTPPPVVIFCENKADVDDIHEYLLLKGVDAVALHAGKGQEEREHAVSSFKAGKKDVLVATGVASKGLDFPNIQHVINYDMPPEIEDYVHRIGRTGRCGKTGIATTFINKNQSETTLLDLKHLLQEAKQRIPPVLAELNNPIGDYVDVAIANASGVKGCANCGGLGHRIADCPKLENQKRMAIAASRSGMYFGSGGYKGEI; this is encoded by the coding sequence ATGGAAGAAGTTGTGCTGAGGCACGAGATGTCGATGGAAGCAGAAGACGACGATTATATTGAGTATGTGCCGGTGGCGAAGTGGCGAGCAATCGAAGCTCAGAAAATACTTGAGCGGAAGAGAAAGTTCGCCGGCGGGGAGCTAGAGTCGGCCAGAACCAAgaaaaggaaggaagaggaattGGACAAGTTATCGAAACTTGCTGCTCAAGAAAAGCCTAAGCCCCCCAGTCTTGTTGTCAAAGCATCACGGTTGAAGCACGACGCTCCGGAGATCACTCCAGCACAAGAGATGGtgcaaaaagagagagagatcattGAAAGCTTATCCGATCGCAAGGCGCTGCTGTCAGTTGGTGAATTGGCAAAGGGAATCACTTATACGGATCCCATACCGACGGGCTGGAAGCCTCCATTGCATATAAGGAGGATGACGAGGAAGCAATGTGATTTGATTCGAAAGCAATGGCATATTCTAGTTGGTGGTGAAGATGTTCCGCTGCCTATCAAGACTTTCAAGGATATGAGGTTTCCGAAACCAATTTTGGAGAAGTTGAAAGCCAAGGGGATTGTTCAACCGACCCCCATTCAGGTGCAAGGTCTTCCGGTGATTTTATCCGGGCGGGATATGATTGGCATTGCGTTTACAGGTTCGGGAAAGACATTTGCTTTTGTTTTGCCGTTGATCATGGTGGCATTGCAGGAGGAGATGATGATGCCAATTGTTCGGGGTGAAGGCCCTTTCGGATTGATTATTTGCCCGTCGAGGGAGCTAGCCAAGCAGACTTATCAAGTGGTGGAGGAGAATTTGGCTCCTATGAGAGAGGATGGATATCCAGAGATTAGGTCTTTGCTCTGCATTGGTGGAGTTGACATGCGGTCTCAGTTGGAGATTATAAGGAAAGGCGTTCATATAGTTGTTGCTACTCCGGGGAGGTTGAAGGATTtgttggggaagaagaagatgaatctCGATAATTGTAGATATTTAACTTTGGATGAGGCTGATAGATTGGTGGATATGGGATTTGAGGATGACATACGAGAAGTTTTCGACCATTTTAAAGATCAAAGGCAGACACTCTTGTTTTCAGCCACAATGCCGGCGAAAATTCTCAACTTTGCCAAAAGCGCTTTGGTAAAACCTGTAACCGTAAATGTGGGAAGAGCCGGAGCTGCAAATCTTGACGTGATTCAGGAGGTTGAGTACGTGAAGCAAGAGGTTAAGATTGTGTACCTTCTTGAGTGTCTGCAAAAGACCCCGCCGCCTGTGGTAATTTTCTGCGAAAACAAGGCGGATGTGGATGACATTCATGAGTATCTTTTGTTAAAAGGAGTGGACGCGGTGGCCCTTCATGCAGGGAAGGGTCAGGAGGAGAGGGAGCATGCCGTTTCTTCGTTCAAGGCAGGGAAGAAGGATGTTTTGGTTGCCACTGGGGTTGCCTCAAAGGGTTTGGATTTTCCGAATATTCAACATGTCATAAATTATGACATGCCGCCAGAAATCGAAGATTATGTCCACAGGATTGGACGAACAGGAAGATGTGGGAAGACTGGAATTGCAACGACGTTTATAAACAAGAATCAAAGTGAGACAACACTGCTCGACTTGAAGCACCTCCTACAAGAGGCAAAGCAAAGGATTCCACCGGTCTTGGCAGAGCTTAACAATCCAATTGGAGACTACGTGGACGTTGCAATAGCAAATGCAAGCGGGGTTAAGGGCTGCGCTAACTGCGGTGGGCTTGGTCATCGGATTGCTGACTGCCCCAAACTAGAGAATCAGAAAAGAATGGCCATTGCCGCCTCTAGATCAGGGATGTATTTTGGGTCTGGTGGTTACAAAGGAGAAATCTGA